The DNA region CGACAGCTTGTCCCAGAGGGGGCTGCCGTAGATGTCCACGAGCTCGTCGGCGAGGGGGCGGCCGTCCTCCGGCTCCGGGGTATCCCAGGCGATGTCGCGGGAGGCATTCCACTGATCGCGCTTGGCCTTCTCGTAGAGGCCGCGCATGTCCTCGGCCTGCACCGCGTAGTCGAACTCGAAGACTGTATCCATCGGGCTGGGGATCACGCGGCGATCCATGGCGGAACCTCCCGGGCGGCCCTGGCCGTCCTCTTTGGATGGCAACACGATCGCAAAAAACTCCAAGGTATTCTTTTGAGACTATACGGTTTTTAGCATGCCGGAGGCGTCCCGTCAAGTAGACTCCGGAGCCATGAACGCCCGGCGGCAGGCCGTCCGCGACCAGATCCTCCGCACGGCGGCAGACCTCTTTCGCGAGCGCGGGTATCGGGCCTCCACCCTCGACGACATCGCCCGGCGGCTCGGCATGTCCAAGGCCTCGCTCTACGCGTACTTCCACGCCAAGGACGAGATGCTCGCGGCCATCTCCCGGGAAACCATCGAGGGATTCACCCGGGAGCTCAGCCTGGTGCTGCGCTCGAGCTTGCCCCCGGAAGACAAGCTCCGCCGGGTCGTCCGGCAGCACGTGCGCTTCGTCATCGCCAACCGCTCGTTCCTCACTGTCTTCTTCAGCGAGGAGGCCAACCTGCCCGCGCGCTTCGCGCGCCAGCTCGCCGCGCAGAAGGACCGGTATGACAAGGGCGTGGAGTCCATCGTGGACGAAGGCATCCGGCGGGGGATCTTCCGCGACGTGCCCCCCCGCCTCGTCGTCTTCGGGCTCCTGGGGATGCTCAACTGGCTCTACAAGTGGTACAACCCGGCCGGCCGCTGGGGCGCCGAAGAGGTGTCCGGCGCGTTTCTGATGCTGGTGGAAGACGGGTTGCACCGGAAGCCGCCGCGGGGGCGGACCCTGACGGGAAAGATGCGGCGGCTCAAGCGCGAGCTCCAGGCGGTGGAGCGGGCGCTCGATGCCTGATCTTCTCGGGGCCCACATGTCCATCGCGGGAGGAGTCCACCGGGCTCTCGAGCGCGGGCGCGAAGTCGGCTGCTCGGTCGTCCAGATCTTTCTCAAGAACCAGCTGCAGTGGACGGCCGCCCCCTACACGGAGGAGGACATCCGACGATTCAGCACAGCGTGGAAAGCCACGCGCATGCGGACGGTCTTCGCCCACTCGAGCTACCTGATCAATCTCGCGGCCCCGGCGGAGACGGAGTGGAAGCGCGCGGTGGCGGCGTTTCACGATGAGCTCGAGCGGGCGGAGGCGCTCGGGCTGCCCTTCGTGATCATCCACCCCGGCTCCCACCGGGGCGAAGGCCTCGAGGCCGGCATCGACCGCATCGTGGCCGCCCTCGACGAGTTGACGGCGCGCACGCGGGGCTATCGCGTCATGGTGCTGCTCGAAAACACCGCGGGCGGCGGCGCCACCATCGGCCGGACCTTCGAGGAGCTGGAGAAGCTTCTGGACGCCGTCAAGGCGCCCGAGCGGGTCGGCGTTTGCCTCGACACTTGCCACCTCTTCGCCGCGGGCTACGACCTGCGTACACTCGAAGGCTACGAGGCGGCCATGCAGGCGTGTGCCCGCCACCTCGGGATCCGGAGGGTCCGCGCCTTTCATTTGAACGACGCCAAGGCGCCGCTGGGCTCCGGGCTCGACCGCCACGAGAAGATCGGCAAGGGCAAGCTGGGCGTAGCCGCGTTCCGCCGGCTCATGACCGACCCGCGCTTCCTGCGCGTGCCCATGGCCCTCGAGACGCCGAAGGAGCCAGAGCCGCAGTCGGACCGAGCCGCCCTCGCCCTCCTGCGCAAGCTCCGCGCCGGCGGTCCGTCCACATAGTTGGTGTGTCCTCGCCAGCAAGAATGCTCCGCTCCGAGCGCCGGCTTCGCCGGCGCAATCCCATCGTGGGGGAGGCTCGGAGGGGGCCGTCGAGGCCCCCCTCCGATTGTGACTAGCGCGAGCGCATGACGCCCACGCGGGCGCAGCGGGGGCTCACGGGGCACTCCGAGCATCTGGGCGAGACGGGCTGGCAGATGTTCTGCCCGAAGGACACGAGCAGATCGTTGTAGCCGATCCAGTACCGGCGGGGCAGCTGCTTTCTCAGCGCCGTCTCGGTCTCGGTGGGGTTCTTCGTCTTCACGTAGCCCAGGCGGTTCGAGATGCGGTGGACGTGGATGTCCACGCAGATGCCCGGCTTGTTGAAGCCCTGGGTGACCACGAGATTGGCGGTCTTTCGGCCCACGCCCTTGAGGGTGAGGAGCTGATCGATCTCGTCCGGCACCTGTCCTCCGAAGCGCTCCAGGAGATCCCCGCACACGCCCAGGATGACGCGCGCTTTGGTGCGGTAGAAGCCGACGGGAAAGATCGCGCGCTCGATCCGCTGGGCGGGCAGCCGGAGCATGGCTTCCGGCGTGTCGGCCATGGCGAAGAGGCGGGCGGCCGCGGGCCCCGTGGTCTCGTCCTTGGTTCGCAGCGAGAGCAGACAGGCGATGAGCACGCGGAAGGGGTCGCGGCGCTCCGCCGCCACCTCGGCCATCGACGTCTTGCGCCAGCGCGGGGCGTGCCGGGTCAGGGTCTCGATGACCCGGCCGATCTCCACCCGCCGCCCTTTCCCCCTCAGGTGCGCGCCTTGATCTTGGCGAGGAGGGCCTTGGCGTCCGGCACGTCCTTCATGGTCCAGTCCGCGGGATTGAAGGGCGCCTTCTCTTCGAGCACGGCCTCGAGCTCGCGCCGGGCATCGGCCCCGCGGCCCTTCTTCCACAGCGTGCGGGCGAGGCCGAGCCGCATGTTGGTGTGGTGCGGGTCGATCTCGAGACCCTTGCGGAAGAGGGCCTCGGAGCGGTCGAGGTCGCCGCCCGCGAAGGCCGGGACCTCGTAGTAGATGGTGCCCCCGAGGGCGTAGGCGGGCGCGTAGGAGGGATCGAGATCGAGCGCCGTCTGCATCGCCTCCTTGACCGCGGGCAGGAGAAAGAGCGAGCGGAGCACGCCCTTGGTCTGCCCCCAGCGGCCCGTGTTGGTGCCGTACCAGAACCGGGCGGCAGGACTCTTGGGGGCGAGCTCGATGGCGCGCTGGGCGGCCTGACGTCCGCGGTCATAGGCCTCGAGCTTTTCCTGCGTGCTCTTCGCGCGGACATCGCCGTACATGAAGCAGGCCTCGGAGAGAGCGAGGAGGATCTCGGGCTGCGGGTCCGACTGCGCGGCCTTCTCGAGGGCGGCCCGGAGCTCGTCGATGCGCGGGAGGTTCTCGTGATAGCGCGTCGACAGGAAGCGGAGCTCGCTCACGAGCGACGATTCGGCTCCCGCCGTGATCGCGGTGGCCATCACGAGCAGAGCGACCACGAGCGCGCGCATGGTCTGATGCTAGGGGCCGCCCGCGAAGGTGTCAACTTGAACTGGGGCGAAGGGGCCGCTACTGTGGACGCGATGAAGCAGGTGACCGTGGCCGCCCTCGGACTCTGGCTCGGCGCCATGGGCTTCTTTGCCTTCGTGGTGGCGCCCGCGGCCTTCTCGACGCTGGACCGGGAGGCGGCGGGCCGCTTCGTGGGGGTGGTCTTTCCGAAGTACTATGCGGTGGGATTGGGGCTCGGGCTGATGGCCCTGGCCAGTGTGGTCGTGCGGGTGCTCGGGCGCGGGGTCCGGCCGCTGGACTGGGTGCCCATAGGCCTCCTCGTGCTCATGCTGGCCCTGACGCTCTACGCGGGCGCCGTGGTCCTGCCCGCGGCCCATGCCGCTCGCGAGGCCGTGCGCGCGGCCGGCGCGGATCCGGCGACGGCGGCCGGTTTCGCCCGGCTCCATCGCCTGTCGAGCATCCTGAACGTCATCGTCATGCTCGCGGGCATCGTGACCTTGATCATGGAGGCGGTGAGGACCCGATGAAAACCTTCGACCCGCTCGGTCTCGACCACATCGTGTTGCGCGTGAGCGATCAGGAAGCCTCCCAGCGCTTCTACGTCGACATCCTGGGCTGCACGCTCGACCACGTCAATGCCCGCATCTCGCTCGTGCAGCTCCGCTTCGGCGAGCAGCTCATCGATCTCCTGCCCGGCCGGCCCTCCGCGGAGGGTCTCGATCACTTCTGCCTGTCCATCCGCTGCGCCGATCTCGGCGCGGTCAGGGAGGCGCTGGCGGACCGCGGGGTCAAGCTCGAGGGCGAGGTGGTGGAGAGGCGCGGGGCCTATGGCACGGGGCCGTCGCTCTATCTCCGCGATCCCGACGGCTACCTGATCGAGCTCAAGCCCCGCTGAGGGTCAGGCCCAAGAGGGTTCGCACGATCTCCCCGGGCGGCACCGCGCCCCCTTGCGTCGCCGATTGGAGGAGGCAGCCCTCCGCCGCTCCCAGGATGACGGCGGCCACGGCGCCGGCGTCGAGATCTTTCCGAAAAGTGCCCGCGGCCGCTCCCGCCTGAAGGATCTCCTGGAGGGCGAGGCGGAGCTGCTCCCGCTGCCAGGCCAGGGCCAGCCGATGGTGCTTGTCGCGGCGCGCCCGCATCCAGGCCGTGAGGAGGAGCTCGGAGAAATCCGGATCGCTCTGCCCGTGGGCGCCGAAGATGATCTCCATCGCCCCCTCCAGCCTCACCGCGGGCGATTCGCTTCCCCGGGCCACGCGGTCCACGGCGGCCACGATGGGAGCGAAGCGCTCCTCGATGGCGCGGACGGTGTCGGCGGCAGCCTCGGGGCCGGGCGCGGGCGACGCCGCCTTGGGAGCGTCCGGCGTGATCCGCGGCGCGGGCGGCGGGCGGGGAGCTTTGCGCTTCACGCGTCGATTATCCCATGCGACAATCCCCGCTCATGGACTTCCGCCTCTCGCCTGAGCAGGAGCGATTCCGCGCCGAGCTGGGCGAGTGGCTCGCCGTCAATTCTCCCGGGGACTGGGGGAAGATCCGCGCGGAGCTCAAGAATCGGGACGCGCAGGCCGCCTTCCTCATCGACTGGCAGCGAAAGCTCCACGCGGCGGGCTATGTCGGGCTTCAGTGGCCGGCGGCGTATGGCGGCCGCGGGGCCACCATCATGGAGCAGGCGCTCTTCTACGAGGAGATGGCTCGGGCGCGGGCCCCCGAGCTGCCCAACGCGATCGGGCTCGACATGGCGGGCCCGGCCCTCATGACCCACGCGACAGAGACCCAGAAGCGCCTGCACCTGCCGCGCATCCTCTCGGCGGAGCATATCTTCTGCCAGGGCTTCTCGGAGCCCGATGCGGGAAGCGATCTCGCGTCCGTGCAGACTCGGGCCGAGCGCACGAATGGCCGATACGTGATCAACGGGCAGAAGGTGTGGACCTCCTATGCCCACTACGCCAACTGGTGCATTCTCCTCGCCCGCACCGACCCCGCCGCCCCCAAGCACAAGGGTCTGACCTTCTTTCTCGTGGACATGCAGAGCCCGGGCTTCACCGTCAAGCCGCTGCGCCAGATGAGCGGGGACGCCGAGTTCAACGAGCTCTATTTCGACAACCTCGAGGTGCCGGCGGACAACGTGGTCGGGCGGGAGAACGGAGGCTGGGCAGTGGCCATCACCACGCTCATGTTCGAGCGCGGGCCCCGCGCGCTCTCCCGCCAGCTCATCCTCCGCCAGGGCCTGGCCGAGGCGCTGGAGCTGGCCAAGGCGCGCGGCAAGGCGGGTGACCCGGTCATGCGCCAGCGACTGGCGCAGGCGTTGATCGACAGCGAAGTTCTCCGCTATGCCAATCTCCGCCTCCTGACGCGGCTGATCCGCGGCGAGCCGCCGGGCCCCGAGGGCTCGGCCTCCAAGCTCTTCTTCAGCGAGACCTGGCAGCGGCTGCTCGAGCTCGGCGTCGAGCTGCAGGGGCCCTATGCCGCGCTCTGGCAGGGGACGGATCGCGCGGTCGAGGATGGGTGGTGGCAGTTCCGCATGCTGCGCTCGCGCGGGGACACCATAGCCGGCGGCACCTCCGAGGTCATGAAGAACATCCTGGCCGAGCGGGTGCTGGGCCTGCCCAAGGACTAGAGAGCGCTACGGGCTCTCCGTCCGTCGGGCGCCGCTGACAAACTCGAAGGCCTCGATCTCCACGCGATAGCGGCGGTCCGTCCCCGACGACGAGAGCCTGATCTCGAAGGGCACCGTGGCCTTCGCTCCCACGGTGCCCGGCACATAGGCCCGACCTCGGCTCACCACCCGGCCATTCTCGTCGAGGCCCTCGGCCCTGACGACGACGCGCTCGCAGGCCTGGGCCGAGGCATTGCGCACCTCGCCCAGGATGAGCACGCGAGCGCCCCCCTCCCGCTGCGTCTGGAACGTCAGCGTAAGGTCCTTGGAGGACTGGGGCGTGAAGGTATATGTCTGGGCGGCCGCCGGGCCAAGCCAGGCCGCGGCCACTACGCAGGCCAGCAGGAGCCGGGCCGTCATTCGTAGCGGAGCGCTTCGATGGGATTGAGGCGGGCGGCCTTGCGGGCTGGATAGAAGCCGAAGAAGATCCCGATGGCCGCCGCAAAGCCGAAGGCGATGACGATGGCTTCCGGCCGGACCAGGGTTCGCCAGCCCGCGAAATAGGGAATCGTGTACGAGGTGACGAGACCGAGCACCACGCCGATCGTCCCCCCGATCAGCGAGAGGGTCACCGCCTCCACGAGGAACTGCATCAGGATGTCGCGCCCGCGCGCGCCCACGGCCATGCGGAGGCCGATCTCGCGGGTCCGCTCCGTCACCGAGACGAGCATGATGTTCATGATACCGATCCCCCCCACGAGCAGCGAGACGGAGGCGATGGCGGCGAGGAGGATGGTCATCACGCGCGAGGATTCTTCTTGCGCCGCCGCGTACTCGGCGAGGTTGCGGATGTCGAAGTCGTCGTCCTGATACGGCTGGAGCCGATGGCGCTGGCGCAAGAGCTCCCGCGTCTGGGTCTCCGCGTTCTTCATGTCCTCGCCCTCGCGCACCTTGACGGAGATGGCGCCCACGGAGCGCGCATTGGCCTGGCTCACCCCGAGGAGCTTGCGCTTGGCCGTGGAGAGCGGAACCAGGATGATGTCGTCCTGGTCCTGGCCCCAGGTGGTCTGCCCCTTCTTGCCGAGGACGCCCACCACGGTGAAGGGGACCTTGCGGATGCGAATGACCTGGCCGAGAGGATCCGAGTCGGCGAAGAGATTGCGGGCCACGGTCTCGCCCAGGAGCGCCACCTTGGTCGCGCCGTCCACTGCATCCTGGGCAAAGGCCTGCCCCGCCACCACCGACCAGTCCCGTGCCTCGAAGAACTCGGGCGTGATGCCCTGCACCTGGGTCGACCAGTTGAGGTTGCCCCAGACCACCTGGGACCAGCCGCGCATGCTCGGCGCGGCGGCCTCGACAAGCGGGACCTCGCGCTTGATGGCCCAGGCATCCTCCTCGGTGAGGCTGAGCTGGGAGCCCGTCCCCAGGCGCAACCCGCCCGTCGTGCGGGAGCCCGAGAGCACGATCAGCATGTTGGCGCCGAGACTCTGGATCTGCTCGGCGATGCGGGCCTGCGCGCCCGAG from Candidatus Methylomirabilota bacterium includes:
- a CDS encoding aminobenzoate oxygenase, with amino-acid sequence MDRRVIPSPMDTVFEFDYAVQAEDMRGLYEKAKRDQWNASRDIAWDTPEPEDGRPLADELVDIYGSPLWDKLS
- a CDS encoding TetR/AcrR family transcriptional regulator, which produces MNARRQAVRDQILRTAADLFRERGYRASTLDDIARRLGMSKASLYAYFHAKDEMLAAISRETIEGFTRELSLVLRSSLPPEDKLRRVVRQHVRFVIANRSFLTVFFSEEANLPARFARQLAAQKDRYDKGVESIVDEGIRRGIFRDVPPRLVVFGLLGMLNWLYKWYNPAGRWGAEEVSGAFLMLVEDGLHRKPPRGRTLTGKMRRLKRELQAVERALDA
- a CDS encoding deoxyribonuclease IV, translating into MPDLLGAHMSIAGGVHRALERGREVGCSVVQIFLKNQLQWTAAPYTEEDIRRFSTAWKATRMRTVFAHSSYLINLAAPAETEWKRAVAAFHDELERAEALGLPFVIIHPGSHRGEGLEAGIDRIVAALDELTARTRGYRVMVLLENTAGGGATIGRTFEELEKLLDAVKAPERVGVCLDTCHLFAAGYDLRTLEGYEAAMQACARHLGIRRVRAFHLNDAKAPLGSGLDRHEKIGKGKLGVAAFRRLMTDPRFLRVPMALETPKEPEPQSDRAALALLRKLRAGGPST
- the nth gene encoding endonuclease III, with product MGRVIETLTRHAPRWRKTSMAEVAAERRDPFRVLIACLLSLRTKDETTGPAAARLFAMADTPEAMLRLPAQRIERAIFPVGFYRTKARVILGVCGDLLERFGGQVPDEIDQLLTLKGVGRKTANLVVTQGFNKPGICVDIHVHRISNRLGYVKTKNPTETETALRKQLPRRYWIGYNDLLVSFGQNICQPVSPRCSECPVSPRCARVGVMRSR
- a CDS encoding tetratricopeptide repeat protein translates to MRALVVALLVMATAITAGAESSLVSELRFLSTRYHENLPRIDELRAALEKAAQSDPQPEILLALSEACFMYGDVRAKSTQEKLEAYDRGRQAAQRAIELAPKSPAARFWYGTNTGRWGQTKGVLRSLFLLPAVKEAMQTALDLDPSYAPAYALGGTIYYEVPAFAGGDLDRSEALFRKGLEIDPHHTNMRLGLARTLWKKGRGADARRELEAVLEEKAPFNPADWTMKDVPDAKALLAKIKART
- a CDS encoding DUF4149 domain-containing protein, translating into MLGAAREGVNLNWGEGAATVDAMKQVTVAALGLWLGAMGFFAFVVAPAAFSTLDREAAGRFVGVVFPKYYAVGLGLGLMALASVVVRVLGRGVRPLDWVPIGLLVLMLALTLYAGAVVLPAAHAAREAVRAAGADPATAAGFARLHRLSSILNVIVMLAGIVTLIMEAVRTR
- a CDS encoding VOC family protein — translated: MKTFDPLGLDHIVLRVSDQEASQRFYVDILGCTLDHVNARISLVQLRFGEQLIDLLPGRPSAEGLDHFCLSIRCADLGAVREALADRGVKLEGEVVERRGAYGTGPSLYLRDPDGYLIELKPR
- a CDS encoding TetR family transcriptional regulator C-terminal domain-containing protein — protein: MKRKAPRPPPAPRITPDAPKAASPAPGPEAAADTVRAIEERFAPIVAAVDRVARGSESPAVRLEGAMEIIFGAHGQSDPDFSELLLTAWMRARRDKHHRLALAWQREQLRLALQEILQAGAAAGTFRKDLDAGAVAAVILGAAEGCLLQSATQGGAVPPGEIVRTLLGLTLSGA
- a CDS encoding acyl-CoA dehydrogenase family protein, producing MRQSPLMDFRLSPEQERFRAELGEWLAVNSPGDWGKIRAELKNRDAQAAFLIDWQRKLHAAGYVGLQWPAAYGGRGATIMEQALFYEEMARARAPELPNAIGLDMAGPALMTHATETQKRLHLPRILSAEHIFCQGFSEPDAGSDLASVQTRAERTNGRYVINGQKVWTSYAHYANWCILLARTDPAAPKHKGLTFFLVDMQSPGFTVKPLRQMSGDAEFNELYFDNLEVPADNVVGRENGGWAVAITTLMFERGPRALSRQLILRQGLAEALELAKARGKAGDPVMRQRLAQALIDSEVLRYANLRLLTRLIRGEPPGPEGSASKLFFSETWQRLLELGVELQGPYAALWQGTDRAVEDGWWQFRMLRSRGDTIAGGTSEVMKNILAERVLGLPKD
- a CDS encoding FxLYD domain-containing protein gives rise to the protein MTARLLLACVVAAAWLGPAAAQTYTFTPQSSKDLTLTFQTQREGGARVLILGEVRNASAQACERVVVRAEGLDENGRVVSRGRAYVPGTVGAKATVPFEIRLSSSGTDRRYRVEIEAFEFVSGARRTESP
- a CDS encoding ABC transporter permease, whose protein sequence is MNILAGARIAVRALRVNKLRSILTMLGIIMGVAAVIAMISVGSGAQARIAEQIQSLGANMLIVLSGSRTTGGLRLGTGSQLSLTEEDAWAIKREVPLVEAAAPSMRGWSQVVWGNLNWSTQVQGITPEFFEARDWSVVAGQAFAQDAVDGATKVALLGETVARNLFADSDPLGQVIRIRKVPFTVVGVLGKKGQTTWGQDQDDIILVPLSTAKRKLLGVSQANARSVGAISVKVREGEDMKNAETQTRELLRQRHRLQPYQDDDFDIRNLAEYAAAQEESSRVMTILLAAIASVSLLVGGIGIMNIMLVSVTERTREIGLRMAVGARGRDILMQFLVEAVTLSLIGGTIGVVLGLVTSYTIPYFAGWRTLVRPEAIVIAFGFAAAIGIFFGFYPARKAARLNPIEALRYE